The following nucleotide sequence is from Fusarium graminearum PH-1 chromosome 1, whole genome shotgun sequence.
AACTTGATCCTCCAATAATGAAAATGTCCATCTTATTTTGTCAACCCCGGTCAGCACAAGTACTTCTTGTCGACCAGACCTGAACCGTTGCCCGCCACAGtgatcatcatcttttcTTGGCGCATTCGGTGCAATCGGGGTCCCGACATGCAAGTCCCTGAAAAGCAATGGACGATCCATTCCGCATCATTGCCCTGGCATGATTATGCGGTAGAGGCCGAAATTTAGGTACGTATGCAAATGTTATTAATCCCATTATACGTACGTAGGTAGTGATGAATTGACGTCTTGCCTATCAAAATAGACAAAGGctttctttctctcaccTTGACTGGTACGGTAGTATGCACAACTAACCAGATCTGATCTGGCTGCAAGTGGCGGAAGCTAGATGGACGGACTCGACCGATTCACCGACCGGCCGTAATTACGGCTGTCTCGGCTACCACCCggcctttgtctttgtctcttgaaAGAATCTTGGTCGGCGTTTAGCAAAGGTGCTGCTCCGATGTGATGTCTGCTGCTTCTGTGGGTAACACGTACCCGTACACTTCATCAGCCTAGTAGTAGCGATCATCACGGGATTCTCCAATCCTGCGCTTTGTTGGCAGGCACTTTGACCAGTCTTGGAAAGGTTGATCGACGTCATTGCTGTAACTGTTACTGTTACTGttgctgacaagacagacTGATTTGTCTCAGCCTCCCTACCTCCCAGCCTTGAACGTTTAGCCTCATCAAACGTGTACATTGTACTCTGTATTCGTGTATTGATCATCAATCTGGTTTCATCGTTTATTTGCCATGTTACTATATCTGGAAACTTGTGATACTTGCCCGTTACGTTTGCACGCGACATGTCATCTGCAGGCATCTTTTTCTATGCTTAATTTCTCTCATGTCGTAACCTTAACTTACGGTCCGTGTAGTTTAAATTGTTTCGTGTTATGCTATCCGGCAAATGGGAAAGAGCTCGCGTGTCAAGTACATGATGTACTGACACAAGCAGTGGTCAACGTCTTCATGCCTCACTTGGTCCAAGCACCGGGGAAGCTGAAAATATCCCAAGATTGACACATCTCATCTGATTTAACACGCACATGTCAAAAAAGAACATGCCTACATGCGTGGGGTGGAAAGCTTGAAGCTACAGGAACTCAAAACAGTCTCAACTCTCATACCGAGCCAAGAAAGACTCTCTGTCTGTCTTTCGGTCACCTATTTCGGGGAGCTACCGACATCAGGATTGTCTCGGATTTGACGGCCTCATTAGAGCACACGAGCAGAGACAGTATATTACTACCCCCACGTGAGTACCTACGCTTTTTCGACACCGAAGATGCAACGCCTGGAAACATCCGCGATCCTGGGATCCCTACGGTTTCCTATTCGGGACACCGAGAATCTCCCTCATCTCAGGGGAACTGTGAACAAGAGCTCTCCCCAGCTGTTCAGCTCGGAATTCGTTCCCCGGACCAATCAGGGGGTGTCTGTATGCTTCAAAGCTTGTCGGCTAACTTGGGAGGTAGATTTGATGAGACATTTCGCTCTTCAGCCTTGTTAACGGCAGTTTAATTAGTTCGGGATAATCGCGGGCGGCCAACTGAGGGCTTTGAGGTGAAGGTTCTGACAAGGAAGACATGTACACACAAACTATTGGAAGCTCCAGCATCCAACACGAGACATTTTTAGTCGTAAAGACTGTGTGGAACTCATGCCAATTGTCTAATGAGCAAACATCTTTTGAGCCGCGTGCATTGCTAGACTCGGTAGTTTTGTTGCTATAGGCCGGGTTTACCGGCGGCTATAATGACCATcatgttgttcttctggatatgccgcatcaccatcgtcagaTCATCTGGCAAGTTACTCTCAACTTTTTTACGACCTCGCGATTTGTAGTTATAGCTAGCTTCTTATCATAGTCAAGACTGAATTAACTTACTGTGATAGCACGATCAAGTGAAGAATCAGCAGATGGACAAATGAATCTTGATCCCATTTCACTTACCCTAAACAGGAGATTCATTTTCCTCTTGCTTCAACCATTTACAAGCCAGATACTCCAAGGTGCGCGAAACTAATTGATTGTATATGCCTCCAATTATTTTGACTATAACCATTCCATTTACAGGCTGAATACGTTGTCAGATCATCATTATCATGTGAATCAGCTGCAGGAAGTTGGCACTACTGCAATGAACCCCCCACGACTCGGCCTGTTAAGCCGAATCTTGAAGCACTCTTGAGCTCTTTCTACCATATCCCAGCATATTCCCTCACCATTGCTAACCGATGGCCAATAAGACCATACATTTCCACAGCATGATGACGTTGAATGGGAATAGCAATTGCGACAACCCCGCTGAGGGGCTTTCTAAGCACTCAGTATTCCTATATCAAACCCGTTTTCCTTCGATTCTCTCCTCACTTTCACCTTCTACAACTCAATTGCTCAGAATTATCTGTCGCTCACCTTGACCAACTTTGTTAAACACGATATCTTCACCTTTCGGTACGATGTGACAACACATGAATAAGGAGCCATGGCTCCCTTCGCAATTATTACCAAGTATCAAGGTAACGTTTAAAAAGAACGCATCCGGGTGTTCAACTGCCTCTATGCTCTGTGCCACAACCTCAGCTATCAAAAGCTTGAGGACGACCAGAGCAGGGCGGTTGATCTGAGAAATACCGGCGAACTTGATCTGGATAATACCAGCGAAAGGAcatgcttcttgacatcccctccctcttcttccggGTGACCGGGGAACTAACCATAGCAGTATACCACTTGATCTTTCAACATGTCGACTGACAAGATCACCTTCCTCACCAACTGGTACCACTGACATAACCCTTTAGTACAAGAATTTGGAGTTAACAATGTCCAGGCACGCTACGCCTTACCACGCCCCGCTGTACCTGGCCCAAGCCAAGGGATACTTCAAGGAGGAGGGAATCAAGgttgctcttcttgagcccAACGATCCTAGTGTAAGTGTTTCTCAGGCAATTGATGACAACAGAGATGCTGACTTGGCAGGATGTCACTGAGATTATCGGAACTGGCAAGGTCGACCTTGGTTTCAAGGCCATGATTCACACtctggctgccaaggctcgAAACTTCCCTGTCCAATCCATCGGCAGTCTTCTCGACGAGCCCTTCACGGGAGTCGTCTACCTCAAGGACTCGGGCATCACCACCGACTTCCGCACCCTCAAGGGTAAGCGCATCGGCTATGTCGGCGAGTTTGGCAAGATCCAGATTGACGAACTCACCTCGCACTACGGCATGACCCCCGAGGACTACACCGCTGTGCGCTGCGGTATGAATGtctccaaggccatcatcaAAGGCGAGATTGACGCCGGTATCGGCCTGGAGAATGTCCAGATGGTTGAGCTCGAGGAGTGGCTCGCTGCTCAGGGTCGTCCCAAGGATGATGTCCAGATGCTGCGCATCGATGAACTTGCCGAGcttggttgctgctgcttctgcacCATCCTCTACATCGGAAACGAGACCTTCCTGTCCGAGAACCCCGAAAAAGTCCGCTCGTTCCTCCGCGCCGTCAAAAAGGCAACCGACTTTGTCCTCGCCGAGCCTGACAAGGCATGGGCCGAGTACGTTGATTTCAAACCCGTCATGGGCACGGATCTGAACCGCAAGATCTTCGAGCGCAGCTTTGCCTACTTTAGcaaggatctcaagaacGTTCGTCGTGACTGGGACAAGGTTACCAAGTACGGAAAGCGTCTTGGtgtgcttgatgagagcTTTGAGCCTAACTACACCAACTCGTACCTCGAGTGGGATCTATCTGGAGAGTCTAGTGACCCTACTGGCGACCAGAAGCGTATTGCTCAGTTGCAGAAGGAtgttgctgcttctggtGGCTTCCACCgccttgaggctgaggctcCCCAGGCCAAGGCCTAAGTATGTGCTTAGGGCACTGATGGCCGGAGTCTAGAGCTCATTTACACTCGCTATGATGGAGGAACTTATAAAGACACTCATTCAATCTAACTATGATACAAATACAATAATTGGAAATAGCTCTTCACCATTCCCTAGATCGTGATTGATTATCATTGATACTTGCCTTTGCCTGGAATGCGGGCTGACGACCATGCCAACGAGGACCGTTTGCGGCCCAAACGGCATGACAGACGCCAGGGCAGGTTTCTGGTCGAAAAATAGATAATCGATAGCGCTCATTTCTGCTGTGCGGCTGGAGATAGAATTCCATGTGTAAAGAAATTCCCATCCGCATGCAGATTGTGATGAAGTATAACGTTGGGCTAACGGGTAAGTGGGATACCATGGCGATGAAGTAAAGAGCATAGGGATATGAATAACGATAATGCAGCAGTAAAATGATTGTATATTAGGGGGAATATATCGAGTGATGGTATCAGGCCGAAGGCTCTAGGCACGCATATGAGTGTAACATATCCATACTATACATGACAATGAAAATATGATGATTATAACGACAGCATTTTATCATAAATCAGACCCAGGAGCGACATGTACCTCATCATGGAGTaaactcaagaacatcgtGCGGACTGGCGAGGAAGTTCTCCGGAAGCTTATCAGGAGGGGGTGCCTGAAGTGACTTTGCCCACTTCCTGATGTCGTCGTAGTTCTTGCAAGTgtgcttggtgttgaagtcggGGAACGCATTGGGCTCTTTCTTGTCGTACCACACTTGTCCAAGAACACCAGTATCGACGTTGCACATGAGAACCTGGCGGATGGTATCGAGACAATGTGCTACGGCAGTGAGTATAGAGTTATAGATGGCGAGGGAAGGTGTTGTGACTTACTGACGTGTAGACGGAAGACTTCGCCATCATTCTTGAAGGCGTGTCCGCCCATTTTCTTATAGTGGTCGTAATTGAAGTATAGACTCTTACGGACGAGGTTCTAGTCGAGTTAGTATAGATGCGCAATGCAATGAGTTCGCTAGTACATACCAGGCAATGGAGATGATGCATGCCCTCAACATTGACAATGAAGCCGCCGCCATGCTCGGCGTTGACTTGAACGTGGGCGTCAGTGAGACCACTGGCAATTCCATCTTTATAAGAGATAACACCAGGTCGATCTACAGATTGTTAGTCACTATTACAGCGAACGAGAGGGAACACATACAGTCTACTCCGAGTGACTCCCATGCCTTGTCGACTTCGGCCGAGCCATTCTTGCGGAATTTGTTCTCTTCCATAAAGTTGCCATCGAAATGTTGTTCTTTGTATTTTATCGCAATGTCCTTGAGAACCGGCGCTAGAGATAGACTGTCAGATAGATGGTCTGAGATGTTGAACCGTGAATGACTTACACCACTTATTTGTATGCATGGCACATGTTTGATCGATCTCGAGATATGCCATTGAGATCCAGGCGCCGGTGAGTGCTGAGATGAGGACGATCATGAGTAATGTCATGGTCCATCCGAAACATCTACATGCTGAGCATCGACGCCTTCGTGGAGGAGGGACATAGTGAAATGACTCTGCGTCTTCATCTGTGTCTTCGTGACATTCGACTTGAGGATTCAAGAGCGCAGATTCCTGTTCTTGTTTGGGAGGCATGATGGTggatgatggagacgaaTAGACAGACCAGAACCTCAAACTTGAGCACAGgaaagttgatgaagaagagagacaagcAATGAATAGTTGGGAATTTTATCAGTACAACGACTTAAACCAGACCAGCACAGAAATTCTCGTATAAAATTAGAAAGGGAACCTCTGAAGGCCGTTCACAAGGCAAGAGGTTGAGCGGCTGAAATCCATAGTGCCAACCCAATTCCCACTGCCGCCTCAGCCGAGAAACTCTCAATCTACCTGATGAGGCAATCCCGCGATATTACTAAGAGTCTAGCCAAGAGGCTTTTCCGTAGCTCTTACAGCTTGCTCGTGAATCTTGACCCAACAGACACGATAGACGAGGCGGGCACCAATCATCCAGACTCCAAAAGAGGCGATCTTACTCGTGTCGACGTAGTGTCTATCGTGATACCACTTTGTGGCGCCGTGGAAAAGAAGGCTGAGAGGCTGCTTTCGACCAGGGCTGGATTGCACCTCCATCTTTCGACGCATCAGATAAACTTGAATTGTACTAATGCAGGAAGACAATACCCTGCATCCCTGTCAGTTATACCTAGTTGTGTGCAAGTTGTGACCATCAAGGCTATGGCGATTGGGTTCTTGTAACTGCGAAACCTGTATTTTGCAAGCGCAGGACTTTGACCAACAGTTTCGCTCAATTGGAAGCCACAATGGCTGTGGTATCGTGCGACTTTTTTCAGAAACGGGTATGGAATCTGCATGTTGTGTTTTAGTTTTGAAGTAACGTGGGAATGGAATGTTGGAAGGAAATGAGGCTGGCTGCTGGTGGTTTAACCCGTCTCATGCTTAGACAACGTCGATCCCCGCATCGGTGATTTAGTCTATCAATTAATTGATGATCTCAGCTAGTTAAGTGGTGATACCTTTCGAAATACGAGGCCGTATATCCATAGCAGGCACTATTCACTTACTTACCTTGACTATGTCGTATACCAAGGCTTTAGCCTGTTGATCCTACTTATTCCCATCCGTCGACTACATCATGACTTCCTGACCGAGACCGTCAGCCGCAAGACTCACTGTCAAACTTATGCACGTCTGGCACCAACACATAAAGCCTAACGTGCTATTTACGTCTTGTCGCAAAGACCCGACGTGCATTAGCTTTCACTAAACATGACCGATCACCGCTCCAAGATCGTGGCTGGTCCCAATGAGGAAATATGCTGTCCTTCAGCTCGGCAACCTTTACagacaaacttgacaacagATACGTTCTAGAGCTTCACGAGGCTTACACAAGTCGACCTCATCGTTGGTTCGGTATCTTCGCAGCCGGGGCTAGTCGACGTGGGCGAtgacaaaagagaaaaagagttTCTTAGCGACTTCGCGATCGTTACTCAAACGAACGTGATGGCTTGTCAGCCTTGGTGCCGGCCAATGGTGAGCTTTGCTCGGATGGTGATCTCCTCCACTTGCTTTTCCCTTCAGCCGTCTCGAGACGACTTGGCTGACGATGGGCTTGATACGAGGTTGGTATCTCTGCGTTATACTTGATAAGTGTTAGTGGTAGGCCTAGATACAGATGACTCTCATACTGAGATGCTCATGCCGCAGAGGCCGACGCTATCATCGAATCCGTTGTCagtgatgagcttgaagagaggGGTTTGCCATATGGGAGATGGCTCTGGGTCTGCCTGTGCACAGTAATCAAGGTTCGTCGATATGATCATGAGGATGACTGTGCATTAGCACAGCGTTGATCCCCCATCCATAAAGCTGGAGTTCCCATCCTGAGCCAAGGGTTCCTTTTTCTACCAACCTTCTCTCACCAACCCATTCTCAGCCTCACCAACTTGACACTCCCGCTCCCAATTCACagtctttttgtctcttctctAGACAtcaacatgaagttctccGCTGTTTCTCTCGTTGCTCTTGCAGCTGGTGCTATCGCTGCTCCGGCCCCGGTTGCTGCTCCTGAAGCTGCCCCAGAGCCAGGGTACAAGAACTATGGTGCGTGATAATTGGAAACACCCTTGGACATATTATTGACAACTTGAAAGGATCTTACCCAAAGCAGTACGCCCACTATGGTATGTGTTGATCTTCTACATTGGAGTTCTATGTGCTAACTCTTACATAGGCAGCTACAACTACAAGAAGTACTCCAACTATGGACACTACAAGCGGGATGAAGATGTAGAGAAGCGCGAGGCCGCACCCGAGGCTGAGCCAGAACCCGGCAAGTACTCTAACTATGGTACGTGTTGCTAATTATCCTAGATCGTCAAGTACTGACCCTTTCCCAGGAAGCTACCACTACAAGAAGTACTCCCACTATGGCCACTACAAGCGTGATGAAGACGTAGAAAAGCGTGGTGATTACTCTGACTACGGTTGGTTGCGATGATCCCATGGCAAGGCTCTTGAGTATTAACTCTCATTTAGGATCATACCCTACCAAGTACTCTGACTACGGATCATATCCTTCAAAGTACACTGACTACGGTTCGTGATACTCCCACACAGCTCTAATACCCCATGTCTGGACAGTCGCAAACTAACCCTCGTCTAGGCTCTTACGACTACAAGACTTACGGAAGCTACGGCACGTACAAGAGAGCCAGAGACTGGGTCAAGTCATT
It contains:
- a CDS encoding pyrimidine precursor biosynthesis enzyme THI12 → MSTDKITFLTNWHATPYHAPLYLAQAKGYFKEEGIKVALLEPNDPSDVTEIIGTGKVDLGFKAMIHTLAAKARNFPVQSIGSLLDEPFTGVVYLKDSGITTDFRTLKGKRIGYVGEFGKIQIDELTSHYGMTPEDYTAVRCGMNVSKAIIKGEIDAGIGLENVQMVELEEWLAAQGRPKDDVQMLRIDELAELGCCCFCTILYIGNETFLSENPEKVRSFLRAVKKATDFVLAEPDKAWAEYVDFKPVMGTDLNRKIFERSFAYFSKDLKNVRRDWDKVTKYGKRLGVLDESFEPNYTNSYLEWDLSGESSDPTGDQKRIAQLQKDVAASGGFHRLEAEAPQAKA